The Halogranum gelatinilyticum genome contains a region encoding:
- a CDS encoding DUF7473 family protein encodes MVVLQAGAVGSPLAIAGTVGAFALFLSVTAHIAARNVLGDVEVKKAFAVGPLPAAIAVVATAFGINSFLAIAAAVVVDAAAIGFLYGRSRKLTAYVTAIHIVVSIILGALIFSLVFLIGSAPG; translated from the coding sequence ATGGTCGTCTTGCAAGCCGGCGCGGTCGGCAGCCCCCTCGCCATCGCCGGGACGGTCGGTGCGTTCGCGCTGTTCCTCTCGGTGACGGCGCACATCGCCGCCCGGAACGTCCTCGGCGACGTCGAGGTGAAGAAGGCCTTCGCCGTCGGACCGCTTCCGGCGGCCATCGCCGTCGTCGCGACGGCGTTCGGCATCAACTCCTTTCTCGCCATCGCCGCCGCCGTCGTCGTCGACGCCGCCGCCATCGGATTCCTCTACGGCCGCTCGCGGAAGCTGACGGCGTACGTCACCGCCATCCACATCGTCGTCAGCATCATCCTCGGGGCACTGATCTTCAGTCTCGTCTTCCTCATCGGCAGCGCGCCGGGCTAG
- the hjc gene encoding Holliday junction resolvase Hjc produces MAANRKGDRRERELVNRLDEAGFAVMRAPASGGATTRELPDVLAGNGETFYAIEAKSSAGNPIYLTGEEVEALVYFSKNFGAKPRIGVRFDREDWYFFHPADLYTTDGGNYRVKKETALADGVDFDEFVGKSAKTTLADHAESVEDDGPSQGVRDVLDAVKKGVLSVDEAAEILD; encoded by the coding sequence ATGGCCGCCAACAGGAAAGGAGACAGGCGGGAACGCGAACTCGTCAACCGACTCGACGAGGCGGGGTTCGCCGTGATGCGCGCCCCGGCCAGCGGCGGCGCGACGACCCGCGAACTTCCCGACGTGCTCGCTGGCAACGGCGAGACCTTCTACGCCATCGAAGCCAAATCCAGTGCCGGCAACCCCATCTATCTCACCGGCGAGGAAGTCGAGGCACTCGTCTACTTCTCGAAGAACTTCGGCGCGAAGCCACGTATCGGCGTCCGTTTTGATAGAGAAGACTGGTACTTCTTCCACCCTGCGGATCTCTATACGACCGACGGCGGCAACTACCGAGTGAAGAAGGAGACCGCCCTCGCCGACGGCGTCGACTTCGACGAGTTCGTGGGGAAGTCCGCGAAGACGACGCTCGCGGACCACGCCGAGTCGGTCGAGGACGACGGTCCCTCGCAGGGCGTCCGCGACGTGCTCGACGCCGTGAAGAAGGGTGTGCTGTCGGTGGACGAGGCCGCAGAGATTCTGGACTGA
- a CDS encoding adenosylhomocysteinase, with the protein MSETYPPITEHLDDVETAREEGRRKMDWALQHMPILEALREEFEADKPLDGQRIAMAMHVEAKTANLVELLALGGAEVAITGCNPLSTHDDVSAALDTHDNITSYAVRGVDEEGYYDALRATLAFDPTITVDDGMDLVYLVHEEYPDLIDTIVGGAEETTTGVHRLRAMDEEGELKYPVFAVNDTPMKRLFDNVHGTGESSLATIAMTTNLSWAGKNVVVGGYGYCGKGVAKKASGQNANVIVAEVDSRRALEAHMEGYDVMPMAEAAEVGDVFITTTGNRDVITEEHFEVMQDGVLLANAGHFDIEINLDELDDLAVDRYEARDGVEAYEMEDGRRLNVIAEGRLVNLAAPISLGHPVEVMDQSFGVQAVCVREMVENGDAYDAGVHDVPDDLDREVAEIKLEAEGIEFDSLSEEQREYMGSWAHGT; encoded by the coding sequence ATGAGCGAGACGTATCCCCCGATCACCGAGCATCTCGACGACGTCGAGACCGCTCGCGAGGAGGGTCGCCGCAAGATGGACTGGGCACTCCAGCACATGCCGATTCTCGAAGCGCTCCGCGAGGAGTTCGAGGCCGACAAGCCCCTCGACGGCCAGCGTATCGCGATGGCAATGCACGTCGAGGCGAAGACCGCGAACCTCGTCGAACTGCTCGCGCTCGGCGGCGCGGAGGTCGCCATCACGGGCTGCAACCCGCTGTCGACGCACGACGACGTGTCCGCCGCGCTCGACACCCACGACAACATCACCTCCTACGCCGTCCGCGGCGTCGACGAGGAGGGCTACTACGACGCGCTCCGCGCGACGCTCGCGTTCGACCCGACCATCACCGTCGACGACGGGATGGACCTCGTCTACCTCGTCCACGAGGAGTATCCGGACCTCATCGACACCATCGTCGGCGGGGCCGAAGAGACGACCACGGGCGTTCACCGCCTGCGCGCGATGGACGAAGAGGGTGAGCTGAAGTACCCCGTCTTCGCCGTCAACGACACGCCGATGAAGCGGCTGTTCGACAACGTCCACGGCACCGGCGAGTCCTCGCTCGCCACCATCGCCATGACCACGAACCTCTCGTGGGCCGGCAAGAACGTCGTCGTCGGCGGCTACGGCTACTGTGGCAAGGGTGTCGCCAAGAAGGCCTCGGGCCAGAACGCGAACGTCATCGTCGCCGAAGTCGACTCCCGGCGCGCCCTGGAGGCGCACATGGAGGGCTACGACGTGATGCCGATGGCCGAAGCCGCCGAAGTCGGCGACGTCTTCATCACGACGACGGGCAACCGCGACGTCATCACCGAGGAGCATTTCGAGGTCATGCAGGACGGCGTCCTCCTGGCCAACGCCGGTCACTTCGACATCGAGATCAACCTCGACGAGCTGGACGACCTCGCGGTCGACCGCTACGAAGCCCGTGACGGCGTCGAAGCCTACGAGATGGAAGACGGCCGTCGGCTGAACGTCATCGCCGAGGGTCGGCTCGTCAACCTCGCCGCACCCATCTCGCTGGGCCACCCGGTCGAGGTCATGGACCAGTCGTTCGGCGTGCAGGCCGTCTGCGTCCGCGAGATGGTCGAGAACGGCGACGCCTACGACGCCGGTGTCCACGACGTCCCGGACGACCTGGACCGCGAAGTCGCCGAGATCAAGCTGGAGGCCGAGGGCATCGAGTTCGACTCGCTCAGTGAGGAGCAGCGCGAGTACATGGGCTCGTGGGCCCACGGGACGTAA
- the hisG gene encoding ATP phosphoribosyltransferase, with protein MRIAVPNKGRIHDPTIDLLEHAGLHIENGSDRKLYAETVDPEVTVLFVRAADIPEYVRDGAADIGITGYDQVRESGHDLTELLDLGFGKCRLVLAAPEDGDIESVSDLAGKSVATEFPTIARRYFEEQGVDPEIVKVTGATELTPHVDMADAIIDITSTGTTLAVNRLAIIDEVLSSSVRLFARPEVEDDPKVQQVTMALRSVLEADGKRYLMMNAPKEKLDDVREVIPGMGGPTVMDIAGDDKVAVHVVVDESDVFSVINDLRAVGASDILVTEIERLMK; from the coding sequence ATGCGCATCGCCGTGCCCAACAAGGGGCGCATCCACGACCCGACTATCGACCTGCTCGAACACGCCGGGCTGCACATCGAGAACGGCTCGGACCGCAAGCTCTACGCCGAGACCGTCGACCCCGAGGTGACCGTGCTCTTCGTCCGCGCGGCCGACATCCCCGAGTACGTCCGTGACGGCGCGGCCGACATCGGCATCACGGGCTACGACCAAGTGAGAGAATCGGGCCACGACCTCACCGAACTCTTGGACCTCGGCTTCGGTAAGTGTCGGCTCGTCCTCGCCGCGCCCGAGGACGGCGACATCGAGTCGGTGAGCGACCTCGCCGGCAAGAGCGTCGCCACCGAGTTCCCGACCATCGCGCGCCGCTACTTCGAAGAGCAGGGCGTCGACCCCGAGATCGTCAAGGTCACCGGCGCGACCGAACTCACGCCGCACGTCGACATGGCCGACGCCATCATCGACATCACCTCGACGGGGACGACGCTCGCGGTCAACCGGTTGGCGATCATCGACGAGGTACTCTCCTCCTCCGTGAGGCTCTTCGCCCGTCCGGAGGTCGAAGACGATCCGAAGGTCCAGCAGGTGACGATGGCGCTCCGCTCCGTGCTCGAAGCCGACGGCAAACGCTATCTGATGATGAACGCGCCGAAGGAGAAACTGGACGACGTCCGCGAGGTCATCCCCGGCATGGGCGGCCCGACGGTCATGGACATCGCCGGCGACGACAAGGTCGCCGTCCACGTCGTCGTCGACGAGTCGGACGTCTTCAGCGTCATCAACGACCTCCGCGCCGTCGGGGCCTCGGACATCCTCGTGACGGAGATCGAGCGGCTGATGAAGTAG
- a CDS encoding CPBP family intramembrane glutamic endopeptidase — protein sequence MVSPVERLKRVVWNVDEHRLRAPWRLVVGTVAVGIVVALFALATGLVVGVLGLGSAFTELFGAAAYGLVRDLVGVLFTGLGFLAGIAVVGRFLDRRRFADFGFHLDRAWWVDLGFGLALGAGLMTAIFALGVAAGWFAVTGLLVGESVLAGLVALLVLFLFVGVYEELLVRGYLLTNVAEGLAGYVGDRGAVAVAVALSSAVFGVLHATNPNASLVSVLTITLAGVMLALGYVLTNELAIPIGLHITWNLFQGAVYGFPVSGLPIDASLVGTRETGPDLVTGGQFGPEAGLLGVGAILLGCVLTVWWVRWRRGATGIHAGVTTPELRVARDDGRSAEDGD from the coding sequence ATGGTCAGTCCGGTCGAACGTCTGAAACGTGTCGTATGGAACGTCGACGAGCACCGTCTCCGCGCGCCGTGGCGACTCGTGGTGGGCACCGTCGCCGTCGGCATCGTCGTCGCACTCTTCGCGCTCGCCACCGGGCTCGTGGTCGGCGTCCTCGGCCTCGGTTCGGCATTCACCGAACTGTTCGGTGCGGCCGCCTACGGCCTCGTAAGAGACCTCGTGGGCGTCCTCTTCACCGGCCTCGGCTTCCTCGCCGGTATCGCCGTCGTCGGCCGGTTTCTCGACCGCCGCCGGTTCGCGGACTTCGGCTTCCATCTCGACCGCGCGTGGTGGGTCGACCTCGGCTTCGGGCTCGCGCTCGGTGCGGGCCTGATGACGGCCATCTTCGCGCTCGGCGTCGCCGCTGGCTGGTTCGCGGTGACCGGCCTGCTGGTCGGCGAGTCGGTGCTCGCGGGTCTCGTCGCGCTCCTCGTGCTCTTCCTGTTCGTCGGCGTCTACGAGGAGTTGCTCGTCCGCGGCTATCTCTTGACGAACGTCGCCGAAGGGCTGGCGGGGTACGTCGGCGACCGCGGAGCCGTCGCCGTCGCCGTCGCGCTCTCCTCGGCCGTCTTCGGCGTCCTCCACGCCACCAATCCGAACGCCTCGCTCGTCAGCGTCCTCACCATCACCCTCGCGGGCGTCATGCTCGCGCTCGGCTACGTCCTGACGAACGAACTCGCCATCCCCATCGGGCTGCACATCACCTGGAACCTGTTTCAGGGGGCCGTCTACGGCTTTCCGGTCAGCGGTCTCCCTATCGACGCGAGTCTCGTCGGCACCCGCGAGACGGGACCAGACCTCGTCACGGGCGGGCAGTTCGGACCGGAGGCGGGGCTCCTCGGCGTCGGCGCGATTCTTCTCGGCTGCGTGCTAACCGTCTGGTGGGTCCGCTGGCGACGCGGGGCGACGGGGATTCACGCCGGTGTGACGACGCCGGAGCTGCGGGTCGCTCGCGACGACGGCAGGTCGGCTGAGGACGGCGACTGA
- a CDS encoding protein sorting system archaetidylserine decarboxylase, whose amino-acid sequence MTGVTPGTWRYAAPPLLLAVPATVVAFPVGLALLLLGLGVVAFFRDPERTPPESGIVAPAHGKVSVIREEGERVRVGVFMNVTDVHVIRAPADGYVESVDRRPGAYKPAFSKDSDRNERVDVDFGTHEVSFIAGWFARRIHPYVGGGESVARGERLGHIAFGSRADVLLPEWVDIEDVAVENGQRVRAGETVVVETPAADD is encoded by the coding sequence ATGACGGGCGTCACGCCCGGCACGTGGCGTTACGCGGCCCCGCCGCTCCTGCTCGCGGTTCCGGCTACCGTCGTCGCCTTCCCTGTCGGTCTCGCGCTCCTACTGCTTGGTCTCGGCGTCGTCGCCTTCTTCCGCGACCCCGAGCGGACGCCGCCCGAGTCGGGCATCGTCGCGCCCGCTCACGGCAAGGTCTCCGTGATTCGCGAGGAGGGCGAGCGGGTCCGCGTGGGCGTCTTCATGAACGTCACCGACGTCCACGTCATCCGCGCGCCCGCAGACGGCTACGTCGAGTCCGTCGACCGCCGCCCCGGTGCGTACAAACCCGCGTTCTCGAAGGACTCGGACCGCAACGAACGCGTCGACGTCGACTTCGGCACTCACGAAGTCTCGTTCATCGCGGGCTGGTTCGCCCGGCGCATCCACCCTTACGTCGGCGGCGGCGAGTCTGTCGCCCGCGGCGAGCGACTCGGCCACATCGCCTTCGGCAGTCGGGCGGACGTGCTCCTGCCCGAGTGGGTCGACATCGAGGACGTTGCCGTCGAGAACGGCCAGCGCGTCAGAGCGGGCGAGACGGTCGTCGTCGAGACGCCCGCGGCCGACGACTGA
- a CDS encoding translocation/assembly module TamB domain-containing protein: MRATKPLAALFAAFLVVTAGVSFAGAVAADAPLDVAANQQLDTGDAVVSVSQDGTAVADATVTVETEAPYAGNGTYATDANGTITLPNPNETVTANLTVTKSGQQTVETVELVPLNDSLAVNVTANDDRSATVSVTQYGTDVENATVNVTADGNYSGTGEYETDENGTVTLPAPNETVTVDVTATADDETAETTATLEAEGEADEPMNFGQRVSSFVHGLLGDEDREGGIGQQVSEFAKENNPGKGNGLDKETGRPDHAGDKDKDKDTGKPAHAGGPDKTDDGDNEDDPDAQSTDEDEDEEEDSGNGNAGNGNGNGNAGSNPGNGNGNAKGR; this comes from the coding sequence ATGCGCGCCACCAAACCCCTCGCGGCACTGTTCGCCGCGTTCCTCGTCGTCACCGCCGGCGTCTCGTTCGCCGGTGCTGTGGCGGCCGACGCACCCCTCGACGTGGCTGCCAACCAGCAGCTCGACACGGGCGACGCCGTGGTCTCCGTCAGTCAGGACGGGACCGCAGTCGCTGACGCGACAGTCACCGTCGAGACAGAGGCACCGTACGCAGGTAACGGGACGTACGCGACCGACGCGAACGGCACCATCACCCTGCCGAACCCCAACGAGACCGTCACCGCGAATCTGACGGTCACGAAGAGCGGCCAGCAGACCGTCGAGACGGTCGAGCTGGTCCCGCTGAACGATTCGCTCGCGGTCAACGTGACCGCGAACGACGACCGCTCGGCGACCGTCAGCGTCACGCAGTACGGGACTGACGTCGAGAACGCGACCGTGAACGTCACCGCTGACGGCAACTACTCGGGCACGGGCGAGTACGAGACGGACGAGAACGGCACCGTCACGCTCCCCGCACCGAACGAGACCGTCACGGTCGACGTGACCGCGACCGCGGACGATGAGACCGCCGAGACGACGGCGACGCTCGAAGCCGAGGGAGAGGCGGACGAGCCGATGAACTTCGGCCAGCGCGTCTCCTCGTTCGTCCACGGGCTCCTCGGTGACGAGGACCGCGAGGGCGGCATCGGCCAGCAGGTCTCGGAGTTCGCGAAGGAGAACAACCCGGGCAAGGGTAACGGTCTCGACAAGGAGACCGGCCGTCCGGACCACGCTGGCGACAAGGACAAGGACAAGGACACGGGCAAGCCGGCACACGCTGGCGGCCCTGACAAGACCGACGACGGCGACAACGAGGACGACCCGGACGCGCAGTCGACCGACGAGGACGAAGACGAGGAAGAGGACTCGGGCAACGGTAACGCCGGAAACGGTAACGGCAACGGCAACGCCGGAAGCAATCCGGGCAACGGTAACGGCAACGCGAAGGGTCGGTAG
- a CDS encoding VOC family protein encodes MDPHITLVTLGVSDLDESVRFYRDGLGLPMQERDPGSDVAFFTLDGTWLSLYPRALLAEDATVGDDGESGFSGVTLAHNVESEERVEAVLAEAVAAGGELVKEAGDTFWGGYSGHFADPDGHLWEVAYPPLDDEADGE; translated from the coding sequence ATAGACCCCCACATCACCCTCGTGACGCTCGGCGTCTCGGATCTCGACGAGTCGGTTCGGTTCTACCGTGACGGTCTCGGTCTCCCCATGCAGGAGCGCGACCCCGGGAGCGACGTCGCCTTCTTCACACTCGACGGGACGTGGCTCTCGCTGTATCCGCGTGCCCTGCTCGCCGAGGATGCGACGGTCGGCGACGACGGCGAGAGTGGCTTCTCAGGCGTCACACTGGCGCACAACGTCGAATCCGAAGAGCGGGTCGAGGCGGTGCTGGCCGAGGCGGTCGCCGCCGGCGGCGAGTTGGTGAAAGAAGCTGGGGACACGTTCTGGGGCGGCTACTCGGGACACTTCGCGGACCCCGACGGCCACCTGTGGGAAGTGGCGTATCCGCCGTTGGACGACGAAGCAGACGGAGAGTAA
- a CDS encoding amidohydrolase: MSTLRITDGQVLLPDMRVVDADVLVDREEGGILDVGRDIDADADETLDASGGLVMPGLVNAHCHVAMTLLRGYADDKPLDAWLQEDIWPAEAELTAEDIRAGAELGMLEMIKSGTTAFADMYFEVPTLVDAVDEAGLRARVGHGVVTVVKDDEGAQVDIDESLSVAREYDGAADGRLSTAYMPHSLTTVGEEYLRESVAEAREDGVPVHFHANETTDEVDPIVDERGERPLEYADDLGMLRPQNFLAHCVHVDESEIDLLATRGAAAVHCPASNMKLASGMAPVQRMLDAGVTVGLGTDGAASNNDLDMFDEMRDAAMIGKLAADDASAVAAGTVVEMATRGSANAIGVRSGVVEPGANADLIVLDLDAPHLAPAHDLVSHLAYAARGSDVRHTVCDGQVLMRDREVLTMDEAEVKERARTHARDLVARAEDA, translated from the coding sequence ATGAGCACGCTTCGTATCACCGACGGACAGGTGCTTCTCCCCGATATGCGGGTCGTCGACGCCGACGTTCTCGTCGACCGCGAGGAGGGTGGTATCCTCGACGTCGGCCGCGACATCGACGCCGACGCCGACGAGACACTGGACGCGTCTGGTGGCTTGGTCATGCCCGGACTCGTCAACGCCCACTGCCACGTCGCCATGACGCTCCTGCGGGGTTACGCCGACGACAAACCGCTCGACGCCTGGCTCCAAGAGGACATCTGGCCGGCCGAAGCCGAGCTGACCGCCGAGGACATCCGCGCCGGGGCGGAGCTGGGGATGCTGGAGATGATCAAGTCCGGAACGACGGCCTTCGCCGACATGTACTTCGAGGTCCCGACGCTCGTCGACGCCGTCGACGAGGCGGGACTCCGCGCCCGCGTCGGCCACGGCGTCGTCACTGTCGTCAAGGACGACGAGGGTGCACAGGTCGACATCGACGAGAGCCTCTCGGTCGCCCGCGAGTACGACGGCGCGGCGGATGGCCGACTCTCGACGGCCTATATGCCGCACTCGCTGACCACCGTGGGAGAGGAGTATCTCCGCGAGAGCGTCGCCGAAGCGCGGGAAGACGGGGTTCCGGTCCACTTCCACGCCAACGAGACGACCGACGAGGTCGACCCCATCGTCGACGAGCGCGGCGAGCGGCCCCTGGAGTACGCCGACGACCTCGGGATGCTGAGACCGCAGAACTTCCTCGCACACTGTGTCCACGTCGACGAGAGCGAGATCGACCTGCTGGCGACCCGCGGGGCGGCCGCGGTCCACTGCCCGGCGTCGAACATGAAGCTCGCAAGCGGGATGGCTCCCGTCCAGCGGATGCTCGATGCGGGCGTCACGGTCGGCCTCGGCACCGACGGCGCGGCCTCGAACAACGACCTCGATATGTTCGACGAGATGCGCGATGCGGCCATGATCGGCAAGCTCGCGGCCGACGACGCCAGTGCCGTCGCCGCCGGGACGGTCGTCGAGATGGCGACGCGCGGGAGTGCCAACGCCATCGGCGTCCGTTCGGGCGTCGTCGAGCCCGGCGCGAACGCCGACCTCATCGTCCTCGACCTCGACGCCCCGCATCTCGCGCCCGCCCACGACCTCGTGAGCCATCTCGCCTACGCGGCTCGCGGGTCGGACGTGCGCCACACGGTCTGTGACGGCCAAGTGCTCATGCGCGACCGCGAGGTCCTGACGATGGACGAAGCCGAGGTCAAAGAGCGCGCGCGAACCCACGCGAGAGACCTCGTCGCCCGCGCTGAGGACGCCTGA
- a CDS encoding methyltransferase domain-containing protein — translation MYCLELAGEDDAFAACEAASAADAVDVVAPGLATVRGIDPERLRTLAYTHRASELVGRTDASVEHARTLLDAAGFDRRGSVAVRARNVHGATDVSTQEAERTLGGVLVDRGFTVDLDDPDHELRVLFSDDTCLVGWLAAESIRDFGDRKPTDRPFFQPGSMAPLDARAFVNIAGAGEGKTILDPMCGTGGVLLEAALVGARVVGADAQWKMVRGSRTNLAELTPEATWDVMRGDATSLALRDDAVDGVVFDAPYGRQSKIARHDLEDLVAGALSETARVAPRAVVVADRSWADVAEANGWQVEQLFERRVHRSLTRYVHVLTRA, via the coding sequence GTGTACTGTCTCGAACTCGCCGGTGAGGACGACGCCTTCGCCGCCTGTGAGGCCGCGAGCGCGGCCGACGCGGTCGACGTCGTCGCCCCCGGTCTCGCGACGGTTCGGGGGATCGACCCCGAGCGACTCCGCACGCTGGCGTACACCCACCGAGCCAGCGAGCTCGTGGGCCGCACCGACGCCAGCGTCGAGCACGCCCGTACCCTCCTCGACGCCGCGGGTTTCGACCGGCGCGGCTCCGTCGCCGTCCGCGCCCGCAACGTCCACGGCGCGACCGATGTGAGCACCCAAGAGGCCGAGCGGACCCTCGGCGGCGTGCTCGTCGACCGTGGCTTCACGGTCGACCTCGACGACCCCGACCACGAACTCCGCGTCCTCTTTTCGGACGATACCTGCCTCGTCGGCTGGCTCGCCGCCGAGAGCATCCGCGACTTCGGCGACCGCAAGCCGACCGACCGCCCCTTCTTCCAGCCCGGCAGCATGGCCCCGCTCGACGCTCGGGCGTTCGTCAACATCGCCGGTGCAGGCGAGGGGAAGACGATTCTCGACCCGATGTGTGGGACCGGCGGTGTCCTGCTCGAAGCCGCGCTCGTCGGTGCTCGCGTCGTCGGCGCGGACGCCCAGTGGAAGATGGTCCGCGGCTCCCGGACGAACCTCGCGGAACTGACGCCCGAGGCGACGTGGGACGTGATGCGCGGCGACGCGACGAGCCTCGCGCTCCGCGACGACGCGGTCGACGGCGTCGTCTTCGACGCCCCCTACGGCAGACAGTCGAAGATCGCCCGCCACGACCTCGAAGACCTCGTCGCTGGCGCGCTCTCGGAGACCGCCCGCGTCGCGCCGCGGGCCGTCGTCGTCGCCGACCGCTCGTGGGCCGACGTCGCCGAAGCGAACGGCTGGCAGGTAGAGCAGCTCTTCGAGCGTCGCGTCCACCGCTCGCTCACTCGATACGTTCACGTACTGACACGAGCGTAA
- a CDS encoding AAA family ATPase: MDAPLWTDTHAPALSDLPQAAVRDRLGRAVDEPMNLVLQGPPGVGKTAAVRALARETHEDPDNDLVEINVADFFNRTKKEIRSDPRFEQFLEGRSRMAKRDMINRVLKESASYAPMSGSFKTIVLDNAEAIREDFQQALRRVMEQHHRTTQFVIATRQPSKLIPPIRSRCFAVPVRAPSTDETISVLEGILEAEAVDYQSDGLEFVASAAGGNLRKAVLSAQATVVEHDELTMQAAYQTMGDLGNDGDLVAALDAAAEGDIAGARKAVDDLISDEGYDGQELLRELLRVARAKSDYGGDDLCRLYRLAGQVDLDLAEGTDATIHLTHLLSAWATGAGGTDGTRAR; this comes from the coding sequence ATGGACGCGCCGCTGTGGACGGATACGCACGCGCCAGCCCTCTCGGACCTTCCGCAAGCAGCGGTCAGAGACCGGCTGGGCCGCGCCGTCGACGAACCGATGAACCTCGTGCTCCAGGGACCGCCGGGCGTCGGCAAGACCGCCGCAGTCCGCGCACTCGCCCGCGAGACCCACGAGGACCCCGATAACGATTTGGTCGAAATCAACGTCGCCGACTTCTTCAACCGGACGAAAAAGGAGATCCGGTCGGACCCCCGCTTCGAGCAGTTTCTGGAGGGTCGGAGCCGGATGGCGAAACGCGACATGATCAACCGCGTGCTGAAGGAGTCCGCCAGCTACGCCCCGATGTCGGGGAGCTTCAAGACCATCGTCCTCGACAACGCGGAGGCCATCCGCGAGGACTTCCAGCAGGCACTGCGTCGGGTGATGGAGCAACACCACCGGACGACCCAGTTCGTCATCGCCACCCGCCAGCCCTCGAAGCTCATCCCGCCGATCCGCTCGCGCTGTTTCGCGGTCCCGGTCCGCGCCCCCTCGACCGACGAGACCATCTCGGTGCTCGAAGGCATCCTCGAAGCCGAGGCGGTCGACTACCAGTCCGACGGGCTGGAGTTCGTCGCCAGCGCGGCCGGTGGCAACCTCCGGAAGGCCGTCTTGAGCGCGCAGGCGACCGTCGTCGAACACGACGAGCTGACGATGCAGGCCGCCTACCAGACGATGGGCGACCTCGGCAACGACGGCGACCTCGTGGCCGCGCTCGACGCCGCGGCCGAAGGCGACATCGCGGGGGCCCGGAAGGCCGTCGACGACCTCATCTCCGACGAAGGCTACGACGGCCAGGAGCTGCTGCGGGAACTGCTCCGGGTCGCTCGCGCCAAGTCCGACTACGGCGGCGACGACCTCTGTCGGCTCTACCGACTCGCCGGCCAGGTCGACCTCGACCTCGCGGAGGGCACGGACGCGACGATTCACCTCACACATCTGCTGTCGGCGTGGGCGACGGGTGCGGGTGGCACCGACGGGACGCGGGCACGATGA
- a CDS encoding TATA-box-binding protein has protein sequence MTDPTETINIENVVASTGIGQELDLQSVAMDLEGADYDPEQFPGLVYRTQNPKSAALIFRSGKIVCTGAKSTDDVHESLNIVFDKLRDLKIQVEDDPEITVQNIVTSADLGKSLNLNAIAIGLGLENIEYEPEQFPGLVYRLDEPKVVALLFGSGKLVITGGKKPQDAKDAVEVITERLSELGLLG, from the coding sequence ATGACCGACCCCACGGAGACAATCAACATCGAGAACGTGGTCGCCTCGACGGGAATCGGGCAGGAACTCGACCTGCAGAGCGTGGCGATGGACCTGGAGGGGGCGGACTACGACCCCGAGCAGTTCCCCGGTCTCGTCTACCGCACGCAGAACCCGAAGTCCGCGGCACTCATCTTCCGCTCCGGCAAGATCGTCTGTACCGGCGCGAAGTCGACCGACGACGTTCACGAGAGTCTCAACATCGTCTTCGACAAACTCCGAGACCTGAAGATTCAGGTCGAAGACGACCCCGAGATTACGGTCCAGAACATCGTCACCAGCGCCGACCTCGGCAAGAGCCTCAACCTCAACGCCATCGCCATCGGTCTCGGGCTGGAGAACATCGAGTACGAGCCCGAGCAGTTCCCCGGGCTCGTCTACCGGCTGGACGAACCGAAGGTCGTCGCGCTCCTGTTCGGGTCGGGCAAGCTCGTCATCACGGGCGGCAAGAAACCGCAGGACGCGAAAGACGCCGTCGAGGTCATCACCGAGCGACTGTCGGAACTCGGCCTGCTGGGCTGA